One genomic segment of bacterium includes these proteins:
- a CDS encoding helix-turn-helix domain-containing protein: MIPAVLSVDETAERLSVHPQTIHAMIRRGELRAIRAGRRVLVPIQAIEDFVWGRPAAR, from the coding sequence GTGATCCCGGCGGTGCTGAGCGTGGACGAGACCGCCGAGAGGCTAAGCGTTCATCCACAGACGATTCACGCGATGATCAGGCGTGGCGAGCTGCGCGCGATTCGTGCGGGCCGCCGCGTGCTCGTGCCGATCCAGGCGATCGAAGACTTCGTGTGGGGCCGCCCAGCC